CGGGCAGGCAAGGTCATCGATCGCACAGACATCGGCGGGGCAGAGTTCGAATCCCTGCGAGGTATCCACACGGACCGCATAGACCAGTTGTCGATTGACGAACTCATTGCGGATGATGGAAGAATCGGCGGACTGGATATACTCCTGGATCAGGACTGTGCCGTCGCGTCCGATATCGTACGCGTCGCTGTCCAGGTAGGCATCCAGGGCTTCCAGCGACTGAAACAGCTGGACGCCCGCCCCTTTGCCGCCGCGATTCGGCTTCAATATCAGGGGCGCCCCAAATTCGTGCGCGGCTTTGCGGACGGCACCCTGGCCGACGGCGACGACGGTGCGGGGTACGCGTACGCCGCATGCGGCCAGGGCGGCGTATTGCTTTACCTTGCTCAGTTCCAGTTCCAGGGCGCGCCCGTCATTGATGACGCGGCGGCCGTGCAGTCGGAGCCAGGCCAGGACGCTGGCCGTGTATTCGGGTGAAAATTCATGCCCGCGCGTATGCGACGAGGCGCTCATGCGGTTGTAGAAAACGCCTTCCGGCGGCGGGGCCGACAGGTCGAAAGACCCGCCTTCCAGATACCAGTCCACAAACGGAACGCCAGCGTCGTTCAGCGCTGTCGCCAGTGGCGGCAGCCATTCCGGATTTTCATGAATGACATGGACCTTACTCATGGCCGAATCCTTTGTGTGCTATATATAAAATCACTGTTTTTCAGTGTGTAATACATGAAAAATAGCGGCGATCCAGGATTTGTAAAGGCCGTTGTCATATGGTGAGCAGAGACCGGTTTCCATATGCGGCCGCCGGGTGTAGGTTTTCGCCCACCATTGTCATTCGATTCGAGGCAAGGACGCATCATGGCGCAGCATCCCAATTCTCCAGAGAGCCGCGATATTGCGACGCTTCTCCATCCCTATACCAATCTGGCAAAACACGAGGAAACCGGTCCCACGATAATGCGTCGGGGCAAGGGGATCTGGGTCTACGACGATGGCGGAAAAGGCTATATTGAGGGCATGGCGGGCTTGTGGTGCACGTCGCTCGGCTTCAGCGAGGACCGGCTCGTCGCCGCCGCCACGAAGCAGATGCAGGAACTGCCCTTCTATCACCTGTTCGCCTCGAAATCGCATCATCCGGCCATTGAGCTGGCGGAGCGCTTGCTGGCGATCTCGCCGGTCCCGATGTCGAAGGTATTTTTCGCCAATTCCGGTTCCGAAGCGAATGACACGGTGGTCAAGCTGGTCTGGTATTTCAACAATGCGCTGGGCCGGCCGGAGAAAAAGAAGATCATCAGCCGGCTGCGCGGCTATCACGGCGTAACAGTCGCATCGGCGAGCCTGACCGGCCTGCCGGCCAACCACACCGATTTCGACCTGCCGATCCACAATATTCTCCACACGTTGTGCCCGCATTACTACCGCTACGGCGAGAAAGGCGAGTCGGAGGAGGCTTTCGCGACACGGATGGCGGACAGCCTGGAAGAGCAGATTCTCGAAGAAGGGCCGGAAACGGTCGCGGCGTTCATAGCGGAGCCGGTCATGGGCGCCGGCGGCGTGATCGTCCCGCCGAAGACGTATTTCGAGAAAATTCAGGCAGTGTTGCGCAAATACGACATTCTGTTCATCGCGGATGAGGTCATCTGCGGGTTTGGTCGCACCGGCAATATGTTCGGTACGGAAACCTATCGCCTGAAACCGGACATGATCACGATGGCGAAGGCGCTGTCCTCTGCCTATATGCCGATTTCGGCGATCATGATGACCGACAGGCTTTTCGATGTCGTCAGCGCAAACAGCGACAAGGTCGGGACCTTTGCGCATGGTTTCACCTATTCCGCGCATCCGGTTCCGGCAGCCGTCGCGTTGGAAACCCTGAAAATTTATGAGGAACGGGACATTGTCGGTCATGTCCGCAATGTCATGGGCCGATTCCAGCAGCGCCTGCAGCAATGCGCCGCGCATCCGCTGGTGGGCGAAGTCAGGGGCGTCGGATTGATCGGCGCGCTGGAACTGGTGCAGGACAAGGCGACGAAGAAACCGTATGAACCCGCGTTCGGCGCGTTTGTCGGCGAGGCGGCACAACAGAACGGCCTGATTTCGCGCCCCCTGGGCAATGCAATCGCCCTGTGCCCGCCGCTCATCATTTCAGAGTCGGAAATCGACGAAATGTTCGACCGGCTGGAGAAGGCGCTGGAAGCCGGTGTCAGAAAAGCCGCCGCAAACGCCGGATAATGGCGGGTGCGGCGTTATATAGCAGTGGTATCGGAGGCCGTTTAATCTAATATTGAACCTTGCCTGAGTATCGGTGGAGCGGTGACGAGGCTCTCGTAATCCCAGAAGGGTGCGCTATGGATTACCAACAATTCTTTTCCGACAATCTGGCGAATATGAAGAAGGCCGGTAACTATCGGGTCTTCGCCGACCTGGAACGGGAAGCCGGCGCCTATCCGAAAGCCACCTACCGCGAGGGCGGACAGGAATCTCCGGTAACCGTGTGGTGCTCCAATGACTATCTGGGGCAGGGCCAGAACCCGGAAGTGATTGCGGCGATGCATGAAGCGCTGGACGCCTGCGGCGCCGGGGCCGGGGGCACGCGCAATATTTCCGGTACGAATCATTACCATGTGCTTCTCGAACGGGAACTGGCGGCGCTGCACCAGCGCGACGCGGCGCTGCTCTTCACCTCGGGCTACGTTGCGAATATGACCGCGCTGTCGACCCTTGGCATGCGGTTGCCGGGCTGCCTGATCTATTCGGATGCGTGGAACCATAATTCGATGATCGAAGGTATCCGGCACAGCCGGGCCGAAAAACGTGTGTTCAAGCATAACGACCCGGCGGATCTGGAGCGCCTGATCAGCGCCGACGATCCGGATGCGCCCAAGATCGTCGTGTTCGAATCCGTCTATTCCATGGACGGGGACATCGCGCCGATCGGCGAAATCCTGGATATCTGCGAACGCTACAACGCGCTGAGTTACCTGGATGAGGTGCACGCCGTCGGCATGTACGGCCCGACCGGCGCCGGCGTTGCGGAGCGCGATGGCGTCATGGACCGGGTGTCGGTGATGCAGGGCACGCTGGCCAAGGGGTTCGGCGTTGTCGGCGGGTATATTGCCGCGTCGGCTGATCTGATCGATTATGTACGTAGCTTCGGTAATGGGTTCATCTTCACCACGTCGATGCCGCCGGCGGTTGCGGCCGGCGCGCTGGCCAGCATCCGGTATGTAAAGGGCGCGCAACACCTGCGGGATCAGCATCAGGAGCGGGCGCGCACGCTGATGGCCAAGCTGGAGGCCGCTGGCCTGCCCGTGATGCCGTCGGTAAGCCATATCGTGCCTGTGCTGGTGGGCGATGCGGCCATGTGCAAGCAGGCGAGCGACCTGCTGATGGACCGGCACAATATCTACGTGCAGCCGATCAATTATCCGACGGTGCCGCTGGGCACCGAACGGCTGCGCATTACCCCGTCGCCGCTGCATACCGATGAAATGATGGACGCCCTGGTATTCGCGTTGACCGATGTCTGGTCGGGCCTGTCCCTGAAATGGGCGGCGTAGCGTCGGATAACCCGCAATAGGGTGATGTTCTTTCCGGCGTGGCGTATTATATTATGCGGTATCGCAACAGGGGACGTCACGAGTATGTACCGCGACAATACCTTAATACCAACAGAAGCCATCCGGCTGGCCGCGCTTGGCAGCCTTGCCGAAGGCGACAAGCGCTATGCCGACCTGGCCGGCGAAATCCGCTATTTTGTCGCCCGCGTGGCGGGTCCGTCGCTGGATCTGCTGGGCGCCTCGCTGGAACTGTTGTGTTACGAGGATCTTGCCGTGGCGACCAGCGGCGAGGCCATGGAAGCTGATGCCGTGCTGCGTATCACGGACGCCGGCCGGGCTGCGTTTCATACCCTGATGACGTCAAATGTCCGGGCGCCGGTCAACGATGTCAGCAAACTGGTCATTGCCCTCAAGATGCGGTTCATGCATCTGCTACCGGACGATGACCGGGCCGATCAGACCGAGATGCTGACGGAAATGTGCGAAACGGAACTCGCGCGCCTCGTGCAGCTTCGTGGCGAATACAGCCAGGGCCGGCTGGCGGAATGGCTGGATTTCGAAATCGCTCAGCTTAACGAACGGCTGGCCTGGTATCAGGCGCTGGATACCGACGGAACCGGCGCTGCGCCTCAGTAGACGTGCTGCCCGCCGGTGACGAAAATTTCCGTCCCCGTGACATAGCTGAAATCGCTGGAACAGAGCTGGAAGACGCAGGCCGCCACCTCATCCGGCGTTCCCATGCGATGCATCGGAATCCGGTTGATCAGCGGCTCGTATTCCTCACCGATCATTTCGGTCTCGATTTCGCCGGGGGCAACCGCATTGACCCGGACGCCAAGCTGCGCGAATTCCACGGCCATTTCCCGGGTCAGGGCGGACAGCGCGGCTTTCGACGTCGAATAAGCGGAGCCGGCGAAGGGATGGAGCGCATGCCCGGCGATGGAGGTGATATTGACGATGGCGCCGCCGCCCTGTTTTCCGCCCCGTTGCAACGCACTGGCGAAACCGCGGGCCAGGATGAGCGGCGCAAACAGGTTCAACTCGAAGACCTCCCGCCAGCGGTCGATATCGCCGTTCAGACAGCCGAGCCGTTCCTGGTACGGCGTCTTGGGCGATATGGCCGCGTTGTTCACCAGGGCATGCACCGGGCCGGTTCCGATCAACTCTCTGGCCTGCCGGACGAAGGCGTCGACCGATTCGGGCCTGGCCAGATCGGTGGGAATGTGCTGCGTCCAGTTCGGGTCGCGCTTGCAATGGTCGGGAATATCGTCGCGGCTGCAGCTGATGACCTGCCAGCCTTCGTCGGAAAAACGCTGTACCGTCGCATGCCCGATACCGCGGCTGGCGCCGGTCAGGATGACGGTTTTTTTCGTCTGGTCGTTCATGGTGCGACTCTATCGAATTCGGGTCCGGGGGTCATGCGAACTTATTCACCGGAACGGCGGATGTTCTTCCTCCAGACCTTCGGGGTCCTGGTGGATCATGACTTCCGCGCCGGCGAAGGCCTTCTGGATCTCGGCCTCGACCTGGTCGGCAATGGCATGCGCTTTCCGCAGGGGCATGTTGCCGTCCATTTCGAGGTGCAACTGAATGAAGACGTCGGAACCGGAGCGGCGGGTACGCAGGTCATGCAGGCTCGCGACCGACTCATGTTTCTTGGCGATGGCGCGGATCCGCGCGCGATCCTCTTCGGGCAATTCCCGGTCCATCAGCATATCCAGCGCATCGCCGACGATACGCCACGCGCCATATAGCAAAAAGGCGGCAATACCGGCGCCGGTCAGCGGGTCCAGGTAGGGAAAATCCAGAATCGGCGTCAGCACCAGCGCCGCGATGACCGCCAGATTGATCAGCAGGTCGCCGGTGTAATGCAGCGAATCGGCCGAAATCGCCACCGACTGTGAGCGGCGGACAACATATTTCTGGTACAGTACCAGAGCAAAGGTCAGCGCGATGGAAAGCAACATGACCGCTATGCCGACCTCTGTCGCAGCCAGCGGCACGGGGTTGAACAGTCGCGTCCCCGCCTGGAATATAACGATGATGGCCGATCCGGCAACGAACGCGGCCTGCGCCATGGCCGCCAGCGCTTCCGCCTTGCCGTGGCCGAAACGATGCTCCCGGTCGGGCGGGGTAAGCGACTGGCGCACCGCGACCAGCGTTACGACCGATGCGAGGCCATCCAGCATCGAGTCGACCAGCGTCGACAGCATCGCCACGGAATCGGTCAGCGACCAGGCAACAAGCTTGGCAAAAATAAGGATAGAGGCGACGAGGACCGAGGCGTATGTGGCGCGCCGCATATGCCGTTCGGCATCTGGCGCAGACTTTTCTGCGGTAATCACGGAAACAGCCGTTTTGTCGCCCATCCGTTATCCATGCGCGTGTACACAATGCGTTCATGGAGGCGGAACTTGCCTTCCCGCCAGAATTCGAATGAGTCGGGGACCACGCGGAACCCGGACCAGTAGGGCGGCCGCGGAATGGCGCCGATGCCGAATTTGGCGGTGTAGCGGGCAATTTCCATTTCCAGGTCGCGGCGTCCTGTCATGGGCAGCGACTGTCGGCTCGCCCAGGCGCCGATGCGGCTGCTGCGGTGACGGCTGTTGAAATAAGCGTCGGCTTCGGCATCGCTGACCGCTTTGACGGCGCCTTCGATTCGCACCTGCCGCTGCAGCGATTTCCAGTGGAACAGCAGGGCGGCGAAGGGGTTCTCGCGTAGCTCGCGTCCCTTGCGGCTTTCCAGATTCGTATAGAAAACGAATCCGTGTTCGTCGAAATGCTTCAGCAGCACCATACGCGCCGAGGGACGCCCGTGCGGATCGGCTGTCGCCAGCGTTACGGCTGTCGGCTCCAGTGTTTCGCGGTCCTGCGCTGCACCGTACCATTCGTCGAACAGCGCCAGCGGTTCGTCCATGTTTGAATTTGTCATCGGCAGTAAATATATAATGTTGTGCGGGTGAGATAACCGACTGCCCGGAAACTTAGTACGTGCCGGGCAGTTATGGACATGATATGGGGGCTTTCACGGATTCGGAAGCCTGATCACGTGTGAAACATGCGTTTGTGGCAGGGTAGCGCGAAATCGCCTAACGAATTGAAATGGACGAAAACATGAAAAAAATTGTTCCTTTGATTGTCTTAATCTTTGCCCTGACTGCCTGCGCGGAAGGTCAGGGAAACAAACAAACGGGCGGAACGCTGCTCGGTGCGGGTCTCGGCGCGCTTGCGGGGTCGCAGATTGGCGGCGGCAGGGGGCAACTGGTCGCGGTTGCCGTCGGCGCCCTGGGCGGCGCCTTTCTGGGCAGCGAGATCGGCAAGTCGCTCGACAAGGCGGATCGCGCCGCCATCGCCACAACCACCCATCAGGCGCTTGAAACCGGACAGTCGGGCCAGCCTGTTACCTGGCGCAACCCGGATTCCGGTCATTACGGTGCAGTTACCCCGCAGCCGGCCATACAGACGGGCAGCGGCGAATATTGCCGTGAATACACGCAGACGATCCAGGTCGGCGGCCAGAGTGAGCAGGCGCATGGCAAGGCGTGCCGGCAGCCGGACGGTACCTGGAAGATCGTCAGCTGACGCATATCCCTGTATCGGATAAGGGTGGCATCCGGGCAACTGACACATGAGGGATCCGTACGAAATTCTCGGCGTTTCGCCGACGGCGAGCGATGCCGAACTGAAATCGGCCTATCGGAAGCTTGCCAAGGAACTGCATCCGGACGTCAACCCCGGCGATACAATCGTGGAACAGCGCTTCAAGGAAGTGTCGTCCGCATACAGAATGCTGTCCGACAGGGAAACCCGCGCAAATTATGATCGCGGCGAAATCAATGCCGACGGTTCACCGCGCATGAGCAGCATGTTCCGTGGCGGCGCCCGCGCAGGGTCTGCGCCTGACCTGGACGACCTTGTCGCAAATATGTTCGGTCGCCGGCGGCAGCGCCAGCCGGTCAAGGGGCAGGGGGCCACCTATTCGATTACGGTACCCTTTTTGGAAGCGGCATTGGGCGGTACGCGGCGTATCCGCCTGCATGACGGCAAGCATCTGGAAGTAAATATCCCCGCCGCCACCAAGGATGGGGACAGCCTGCGTCTAAAGGGACAGGGCATGCCAAGTCCCAATGGCGGTCCGAATGGTGATGCGTTCGTCGAATTGCAGGTCAGTCGCCACCCTTTTTTCGTGCGTGACGGGCTTGATATCCGTGTGGACGTACCGATCACACTCGCGGAAGCCGTATTGGGGGCCAAGATCAAGATTCCGACGATACATGGCCCGGTCAGCGTAACCATCCCGCCCGGGACCAATACGGGCAAGGCGCTGCGATTGAAGGGCAAGGGCATCGTGATCGAAAAGGGCGGAGACAGGGAGTGCGGCAGCGAGTATGTACAGTTGAAGGTCGTGCTGCCGGACGAGCCCGACTCCAGACTCCAGGACTTCGCGCGGGAATGGGCCAGGACCGGCGATTACGATGTCCGCCGGAAGGCGGGACTGGAATAACAGGAATTGGTTCGGAAATTGCGACACTTGCCTTGGACGCGATAGGCGAGTGTTGGTAGGATAGCCAATTAACGGGCAGGGGACGGCAAGCTAATGAGCGACGTGCAACCGATCATGGCCGGCAAGAGAGGCCTCATTATGGGGGTCGCGAACGACCGGTCGCTTGCCTGGGGCATCGCCCGGGCGGCTGCGGCGCATGGGGCCAGGCTGGCCTTTACATTCCAGGGCGACGCGCTTGAAAAGCGGGTGCGGCCGCTGGCTGAATCGGTTCACTCCGAATTGATCATGCCCTGCGATGTGTCCGACGACGCCAGTATCGATTTGGTGTTCGAGACGATCGGGAAAGAATGGGGCGATCTGGATTTCGTGCTGCACGCGATTGCATTTTCCGACAAGGACGAACTCAAGGGAAAATATATCGGGACGACGCGCGGCAATTTTATTCGCACCCTCGACATATCCTGTTATTCGCTGACCAGCGTGGCGCAGCGGGCGGTGCGGATGATGCCGAATGGCGGCAGCCTGCTGACACTGACCTATTACGGTGCGGAACGCGTGATGCCGCATTACAACGTCATGGGCGTTGCAAAGGCCGCGCTTGAGGCAAGCGTGAAATATCTGGCGGCGGATCTCGGAACGGACGGCATTCGGGTCAATGCCATATCGGCCGGTCCGGTGAAGACGCTGGCGGCGTCGGGTATCGGCGATTTCCGCTATATACTCAAATGGAACGAACTGAATTCACCGCTGCGCCGCAATGTCGGGCTCGACGAGGTCGGCAATGCGGGCATGTACCTGCTGAGCGATCTCAGCAGTGGCGTGACCGGCGAAATCCATCATGTCGATTGCGGGTATAACACGATTGGTATGGTCGCGGTCGATGCGGCGGAGGAGGTCTCCGAATTACTGGCGGGGATCAAGGGCAAATCCTGAAAGCGACAGTCGGGCCCTGCAATGTCGGCGAATAGCTTCGGTAACCTGTTTCGTGTAACGACCTGGGGCGAAAGCCATGGTCCCGCCATCGGCTGCGTGGTCGACGGCGTGCCGCCGCTGATTCCGGTCAGCGAACCGGATATCCAGTTTTTCCTCAATCAGCGCCGTCCCGGACAGAACCGCTTCACGACCCAGCGCCGGGAACCCGACAGCGTCAAGATCCTTTCCGGCGTGTTCGACGGTGTAACCACGGGGACGCCGATTGGCCTGATGATCGAAAATGTCGATCAGCGGTCGCGGGACTATGGCGAAATCATGGACCGGTTCCGGCCGGGCCATGCGGATTACACCTACTGGAAAAAATACGGTATCCGCGATTATCGGGGGGGCGGCCGGTCCTCCGCCCGTGAAACCGCGATGCGGGTTGCCGCGGGCGCCATCGCCCGCAAGGTGCTGGGCGACGGCATATCGATCCGTGGCGCCCTGGTGCAGATGGGCCCGCATGGCATCGACCGCGCGCGATGGGACTGGGCGGCGGTATCGAACAATCCGTTCTGGTGCCCGGACCCTGTCGTCGCGGCGCAATGGGAGGCGTTCCTGGGCGATATCCGGAAATCCGGATCGTCGACGGGCGCGGTGATCGAACTCGTGGTTTCCGGCGTGCCGGCG
This genomic window from Alphaproteobacteria bacterium contains:
- the aroC gene encoding chorismate synthase, whose protein sequence is MSANSFGNLFRVTTWGESHGPAIGCVVDGVPPLIPVSEPDIQFFLNQRRPGQNRFTTQRREPDSVKILSGVFDGVTTGTPIGLMIENVDQRSRDYGEIMDRFRPGHADYTYWKKYGIRDYRGGGRSSARETAMRVAAGAIARKVLGDGISIRGALVQMGPHGIDRARWDWAAVSNNPFWCPDPVVAAQWEAFLGDIRKSGSSTGAVIELVVSGVPAGWGAPVYGKLDADIASAMMSINAVKGVEIGAGFAAAALSGEDNADEMRIGNDGDVRFLSNAAGGVLGGISSGQDIVVRFAVKPTSSILTPRRTVTVDGAETEISTKGRHDPCVGIRAVPVGEAMMACVLADHMLRHRAQCG
- a CDS encoding J domain-containing protein, producing the protein MRDPYEILGVSPTASDAELKSAYRKLAKELHPDVNPGDTIVEQRFKEVSSAYRMLSDRETRANYDRGEINADGSPRMSSMFRGGARAGSAPDLDDLVANMFGRRRQRQPVKGQGATYSITVPFLEAALGGTRRIRLHDGKHLEVNIPAATKDGDSLRLKGQGMPSPNGGPNGDAFVELQVSRHPFFVRDGLDIRVDVPITLAEAVLGAKIKIPTIHGPVSVTIPPGTNTGKALRLKGKGIVIEKGGDRECGSEYVQLKVVLPDEPDSRLQDFAREWARTGDYDVRRKAGLE
- a CDS encoding SDR family oxidoreductase — translated: MNDQTKKTVILTGASRGIGHATVQRFSDEGWQVISCSRDDIPDHCKRDPNWTQHIPTDLARPESVDAFVRQARELIGTGPVHALVNNAAISPKTPYQERLGCLNGDIDRWREVFELNLFAPLILARGFASALQRGGKQGGGAIVNITSIAGHALHPFAGSAYSTSKAALSALTREMAVEFAQLGVRVNAVAPGEIETEMIGEEYEPLINRIPMHRMGTPDEVAACVFQLCSSDFSYVTGTEIFVTGGQHVY
- the hemA gene encoding 5-aminolevulinate synthase, whose translation is MDYQQFFSDNLANMKKAGNYRVFADLEREAGAYPKATYREGGQESPVTVWCSNDYLGQGQNPEVIAAMHEALDACGAGAGGTRNISGTNHYHVLLERELAALHQRDAALLFTSGYVANMTALSTLGMRLPGCLIYSDAWNHNSMIEGIRHSRAEKRVFKHNDPADLERLISADDPDAPKIVVFESVYSMDGDIAPIGEILDICERYNALSYLDEVHAVGMYGPTGAGVAERDGVMDRVSVMQGTLAKGFGVVGGYIAASADLIDYVRSFGNGFIFTTSMPPAVAAGALASIRYVKGAQHLRDQHQERARTLMAKLEAAGLPVMPSVSHIVPVLVGDAAMCKQASDLLMDRHNIYVQPINYPTVPLGTERLRITPSPLHTDEMMDALVFALTDVWSGLSLKWAA
- the pdxH gene encoding pyridoxamine 5'-phosphate oxidase, with amino-acid sequence MTNSNMDEPLALFDEWYGAAQDRETLEPTAVTLATADPHGRPSARMVLLKHFDEHGFVFYTNLESRKGRELRENPFAALLFHWKSLQRQVRIEGAVKAVSDAEADAYFNSRHRSSRIGAWASRQSLPMTGRRDLEMEIARYTAKFGIGAIPRPPYWSGFRVVPDSFEFWREGKFRLHERIVYTRMDNGWATKRLFP
- the fabI gene encoding enoyl-ACP reductase FabI, whose amino-acid sequence is MSDVQPIMAGKRGLIMGVANDRSLAWGIARAAAAHGARLAFTFQGDALEKRVRPLAESVHSELIMPCDVSDDASIDLVFETIGKEWGDLDFVLHAIAFSDKDELKGKYIGTTRGNFIRTLDISCYSLTSVAQRAVRMMPNGGSLLTLTYYGAERVMPHYNVMGVAKAALEASVKYLAADLGTDGIRVNAISAGPVKTLAASGIGDFRYILKWNELNSPLRRNVGLDEVGNAGMYLLSDLSSGVTGEIHHVDCGYNTIGMVAVDAAEEVSELLAGIKGKS
- a CDS encoding cation diffusion facilitator family transporter — encoded protein: MGDKTAVSVITAEKSAPDAERHMRRATYASVLVASILIFAKLVAWSLTDSVAMLSTLVDSMLDGLASVVTLVAVRQSLTPPDREHRFGHGKAEALAAMAQAAFVAGSAIIVIFQAGTRLFNPVPLAATEVGIAVMLLSIALTFALVLYQKYVVRRSQSVAISADSLHYTGDLLINLAVIAALVLTPILDFPYLDPLTGAGIAAFLLYGAWRIVGDALDMLMDRELPEEDRARIRAIAKKHESVASLHDLRTRRSGSDVFIQLHLEMDGNMPLRKAHAIADQVEAEIQKAFAGAEVMIHQDPEGLEEEHPPFR
- a CDS encoding alpha-L-glutamate ligase, which encodes MSKVHVIHENPEWLPPLATALNDAGVPFVDWYLEGGSFDLSAPPPEGVFYNRMSASSHTRGHEFSPEYTASVLAWLRLHGRRVINDGRALELELSKVKQYAALAACGVRVPRTVVAVGQGAVRKAAHEFGAPLILKPNRGGKGAGVQLFQSLEALDAYLDSDAYDIGRDGTVLIQEYIQSADSSIIRNEFVNRQLVYAVRVDTSQGFELCPADVCAIDDLACPVGESPAAKFQVLKDFTHPNHKKFTAFMAANGIEVAGIEMILDAEGVAWTYDVNTNTNYNSDAEIAAGIAGTPQSGMGALARFLGSELRAQAAVRSAAE
- a CDS encoding aspartate aminotransferase family protein, which codes for MAQHPNSPESRDIATLLHPYTNLAKHEETGPTIMRRGKGIWVYDDGGKGYIEGMAGLWCTSLGFSEDRLVAAATKQMQELPFYHLFASKSHHPAIELAERLLAISPVPMSKVFFANSGSEANDTVVKLVWYFNNALGRPEKKKIISRLRGYHGVTVASASLTGLPANHTDFDLPIHNILHTLCPHYYRYGEKGESEEAFATRMADSLEEQILEEGPETVAAFIAEPVMGAGGVIVPPKTYFEKIQAVLRKYDILFIADEVICGFGRTGNMFGTETYRLKPDMITMAKALSSAYMPISAIMMTDRLFDVVSANSDKVGTFAHGFTYSAHPVPAAVALETLKIYEERDIVGHVRNVMGRFQQRLQQCAAHPLVGEVRGVGLIGALELVQDKATKKPYEPAFGAFVGEAAQQNGLISRPLGNAIALCPPLIISESEIDEMFDRLEKALEAGVRKAAANAG
- a CDS encoding RT0821/Lpp0805 family surface protein, with protein sequence MKKIVPLIVLIFALTACAEGQGNKQTGGTLLGAGLGALAGSQIGGGRGQLVAVAVGALGGAFLGSEIGKSLDKADRAAIATTTHQALETGQSGQPVTWRNPDSGHYGAVTPQPAIQTGSGEYCREYTQTIQVGGQSEQAHGKACRQPDGTWKIVS